The sequence GGAAACCTTAAATACGGTGACGCCAGAAGGCTTTGACTATATTTTCTACACCAACTCAGGCTCTGAGTCGGTGGACACCATGATCCGCATGGTGCGCCACTATTGGGCCAGCGTGGGCAAGCCAGAAAAGAATGTGTTGATTGGCCGCTGGAATGGCTATCACGGCTCAACCATTGCCGGCGCCAGCATGGGCGGCATGAAGGGCATGCACAAGCAAAGCGGCACGATCCCCGGTATTGAGCACATTGATCAGCCTTGGTATTACGGCCTAGGCGGTGATTTAAGCCCGGAAGAGTTTGGCCTAAAAGCGGCACAGTGGCTAGAGGATAAAATTTTGGAGGTGGGTGCTGATAAAGTAGCGGCCTTTGTGGGCGAGCCGATTCAGGGCGCCGGCGGGGTGATCATTCCGCCCTCAACCTATTGGCCGCGCATCCAAGAAATCTGCCGCAAGCACGATATTCTCCTAGTGGCCGATGAAGTGATCTGTGGCTTTGGCCGTACTGGTAACTGGTTTGGCTTCCAAACCATGGGCTTCATGCCGGACATGTTTACGTCGGCTAAGGGCATTTCTTCTGGCTACCAGCCGATTGGCGCCGTATTCATCAATAAGCGTGTGGCTGATGGCCTGATGGCTGGCGGTGATTTCGAGCATGGCTTTACTTATTCAGGCCACCCCGTGGCGGCCGCTGTGGCCAAGGCCAACGTGGAGATTTTGAAGAACGAAAACATCATTAAAAATGTGCACGACGACATCGGTCCCTACATGCAAAAACGCTGGCGTGAAACCTTTGGTCAGTTTAAATACGTCGATGACGTGCGCGGTGTGGGCATGGTGCAGGGCTTTACCTTGGTGAAAGACAAGGCTAGCCGTACCCTGTTTGAAGGCTCAGACGGCGCAGGTGTGATGTGCCGTGACATCTTCTTTAAAAACAATTTGATTATGCGCGCCTGCGGTGATCATATGGTGAGCGCACCGCCGTTGGTGATGACTCATGCTGAGATTGATGAAATGATGGCCATTGCGACGAAGTGTATGCAAGCGTTCGAAGCACAAATGGATCAGAAGCTAGGCCGCTAAGGCTGAATCTGGTTGCCGAGATGCTAAAGCCCACCCTTTTCAGGGTGGGCTTTTTTGTCGCGCGCTGGCGCCAGGTGCTAAAAGGGCAAGGCTGCTGGTGTCGACGTTGCTTTTCGGCTAACCAAGAGTTACAGGCCTAGCTCAGACCACATGGCGTCAATTTTTTGGCTGACGGCAGGGTCTTTTTTGATGACCCGGCCCCATTCACGATGCGTTTCACCTGGCCATTTATTGGTGGCGTCTAGGCCCATCTTGCCGCCCAGGCCGCTGACCGGGCTGGCAAAATCCAGATAGTCAATCGGCGTGTGATCGATTAAGGTGGTGTCGCGTACGGGATCCATGCGGGTGGTGATGGCCCAAATAACTTCTTTCCAGTCGCGCGCATCAATGTCGTCATCCACCACAATGATGAATTTGGTGTACATAAACTGGCGCAGAAAGCTCCAGCAACCCATCATGACGCGCTTGGCGTGGCCAGCATACTGTTTTTTGATGCTGACGACGGCCATGCGGTAGGAGCAGCCTTCTGGCGGCAGATAAAAGTCGACGATTTCTGGGAATTGCTTTTGCAATAAGGGCACGAATACTTCGTTCAGCGCCACGCCTAAAATGGCTGGCTCATCAGGTGGCTTGCCGGTGTAGGTGCTGTGATAGATGGGGTTTTCGCGCATGGTGATGCGCTCCACCGTAAACACGGGGAAGTGGTCTTGCTCATTATAATAGCCAGTGTGGTCGCCGTAAGGGCCTTCTAGGGCCACTTCGTTGGGGTGAATCACGCCTTCAAGGACGATTTCGGCTCGAGCGGGCACCTGCAAGTCGTTGCCGATGCATTGAACCAGCTCGGTGCGGCTGCCGCGCAATAGCCCGGCAAATTGATATTCTGACAGCGTATCAGGCACAGGCGTGACCGCACCCAAAATGGTAGCAGGGTCACAGCCCAAGACCACGGCCACGGGGTAGGGTGTGTCAGGATGGAGGGCTTTATGCGCCTGAAAATCGAGGGCGCCGCCGCGGTGGGCCAGCCAGCGCATGATTAATTTATTTTTCCCCAGCAATTGCTGGCGATAAATGCCTAGGTTTTGGCGTTTCTTGTGGGGGCCACGGGTGACGGTTAAGCCCCAGGTGACTAAAGGCGCCACGTCTTCAGGCCAACAGTGCTGAATTGGCAGCTTGGTGAGGTCGACGTCATCACCTTCGATGATGATGCTTTGGCAAGGTGCTTTTTTGACCACGTTGGGCGCCATGCTCCAGAGGTCTTTTAATAAAGGCAGTTTACTGAAGGCGTCTTTAATGCCTTTGGGCGGTTCAGGCTCTTTTAGGTAGGCGAGGGTTTTGCCCACTTCACGTAGGTCGAGTAGGGTTTCCGCGCCCATGCCCATGGCCACGCGTTCTGGCGTGCCAAAAAGGTTGGCTAATACGGGCATGTCGTAACGATGACCGTTGTGTTCGGGCCGTTCAAACAGCAATGCCGGGCCCGCGGCTTGAAGGACGCGGTCGGCGATTTCGGTCATTTCCAAAACCGGCGAGACGGGGGTTTGGATGCGTTTGAGCTGGCCGGTTTGCTCAAGCTGGGCGATAAACGTTCTTAAGTCGGTGTATTTCATGAGGGGCTGACTCGCTTCAGTAAACAATGGGCCTATTCTAAACCATTCATGCTTTTAGTGCATGGCTTAAGGCTAAGGGGCGACATCAAAAAACGGCGCCCTGATCAACGATCATCGGGCGCCGTTAGAGGGCAAAGCTTAAGCGATTAAGCTTTGCTTTGACCTTTGACGATTTGTAGACCAGCGCTGACAAGGCCAGCCATGTCGGCGACGTTGGCCGGCATGATGAGGGTGTTGCCTTCTTTGGCCATTTTGCCAAAGGCTTCTACGTATTGCTCAGCCACTTTTAAGTTAACCGCTTCCATACCACCTGGCATGCGGGTGGCTTCGGCAATGCTGCGAATGGCGTCGGCAGTGGCATCGGCAACCAGGCGTAGGGCTTGGGCTTCACCTTCGGCTTTATTAACTTGGGCAATTTTTTCACCGCTAGACTGGTTAATGGCGGCCTGCATTTCGCCTTCAGACTCTTGAATCGCGGCTTCACGTGAACCCGTAGCCAAGTTGATTTGCTCGAGTTTACGGCCTTCAGATTCGGCAATACGGGCCCGTTTTTCGCGTTCGGCGGTGATTTGTTGCTGCATGGAACGCAAAATTTCTTGCGGTGGCACTAAGTCTTTAATTTCATAACGCAAGACTTTAACGCCCCAAGAAACGGCGGCTTCGTCTAGCGCGGCCACCACGGTTTTGTTGATGTCGTCGCGCTCTTCAAACGTTTTGTCTAGCTCCATGCGGCCGATTACTGAGCGCAAGGTGGTTTGAGCCAGTTGGGTAATGGCCAAAATGTAGTTGCTGGTACCGTAAGAGGCTAAAGTTGGGTCGGTGACTTGAAAATACAAAATGCCGTCGACGGTCAGCTGGGTGTTGTCACGGGTAATACACACTTGGCTGGGCACGTCTAAAGGGATTTCTTTTAGGCTGTGCTTGTAAGCGAGCTTATCCACAAAGGGAATCAAGATGTTTAAACCGGGTTTTAGCGTGCTTTTATAGCGGCCGAGGCGTTCGACCACAAAGGCGGTTTGCTGTGGGACCACGGTGATGCTGAGCTTGGCGAACACAAAGGCCACGGCGACCACTAAAAGGCCAAGGATCATGGATTCTGACATATAAAACGCTCCTATTAAGGGGGTTAAATGGATTGGATGATGAGTAAATTACCTTCTTTGCCCACGATGATGGCCTGTTGGGTGTCGGTTGGCAGATTATGGTCGGTAAAACGGGCTTGCCAAATGGCGCCGCGGTAGCGTACTTCAATCTCGCCGCTGGGGCTGATGCCTTCGATGCTGACGATTTGTTGTAGGTCTAGATCGTCGGTACGGTGGCTGCGGCGTTGTTTGCGTTTTTTATTGTATTGATAGGCGATGAAGCAGCCCAAAAACGTCATGGCGGCCACGATGCCAAAATTCAGCGCCGTACTGGTGCCTAACAGGACGTCGGCGAAGCCAGCGGTAAAGAGGGCGATGCTCATCACCAATAGATATAAAGTGGTGCTGAATAGTTCAGCCATTAGAAAAATCAGTGCAAAAGCAAACCAAATCATGGCGCTGCCCTCAGGTGGTGATGCGTCAAAAAAAGGCGATTAGGCGTGGATGAGCCTAATCCAGAATTGATGATACAGGATAATTATCGAATGTCATATTCAATTGTCACCACCAGTCGAACCAGTTTATTGATGGTGGATTTATCGTATTCGCCGCCCCAGCTTTCAGCGTCTTGCTGACTGGCCTGGTCGGATAAAATATTAAACGAGCCTTGTGATGCAGTGCGCATGGTGCCCACCGTCACTTGGCCAGTTTTGGCAAATTCGGTTGCTCGTTTGTGGGCGTCTTCCGTGGCGCTGGCGATTAAAGAGTGTTTAATGGTTTCAAGATTGTTCAATAAATAAAGCGGCGGTGCAAAATCGAACTGTGGCTGTTGGGCTTTAAATTCCAGCGCCTGTTTTTGCGCGGTGGCGATTTTTTGCACGTCGGCATCGGTGATGACTAAGCCTTGAGTAGCGGCGTAGCCATTTTGCACCGACAGCGTGCGCTGCTGTTCGGCGTTATAAACTTGCTCGTAGGTTGGCTCTACCGTCATTGGGCCTAGGCGGCGCTGGGTTTTGTCAAAGCCTTGCTGGTTTAAAAAAGCATCCAGCGTGGGTTGGCTGGCCTTGAGGCCATCGATGGCGGCTTGATAGGTGTCGCCCGCTGTCGTGGTGCTGATGTGCCACTCGGCGAGGTCGGCGCTGTAGGGTTTTTCTGACAGGCCTTTGACGGTGATGGTGCTGGGTTGGCGGAGGTTTTTAAACTGCTGACCCAAAACAAAGGCACCGCCCACCAGCCCAATGGCGATGAAGAGGCCTAATAAGGAACTTGATTTTTGGCGCATGGTGGTGCCTTTCTTGGTTTTGGGTTGAGCCATCAGGCCGCGTTAGCCTTGGGCCAGCGTGCGTTGACGACGGGTTTCGCTTAAGACCATGCCGGCACTGACGGACACGTTGAGGCTTTCTACGGTGCCGAACATTGGGATGGACACTAAGGTATCGCACAGTTCGCGGGTGAGGCGGCGCATGCCTTCGCCTTCGTTGCCCATTACCCAAGCGATCGGGCCTTTGGCGTCGTAATGATATAGGTCGGCGTCGCCGCCCATGTCGGTGCCGACAATCCAAATGCCGCGCTCTTTTAGGTCGCGAATGGTGCGGGCCAAATTGGTGACGGTGATATAGGGCACTACTTCGGCAGCGCCGCAGGCCACTTTGCTGACGGTGGCGTTGAGGCCAGCACTTTTGTCTTTGGGGGCGATCACGGCGTGTACGCCCATGGCGTCGGCCACGCGCAGGCAAGCGCCTAGATTATGAGGGTCGGTGATGCCGTCTAGGATCAATAAGAACGGCGGCTCTTGAATGTGGTCGAGCACATCGTCGAGGTCAACGTGATTTTTAGACGCATCAATAAACGCCACCACGCCTTGATGACGGGCGTGTTTGCTGAGTGCATTGAGGCGTTCTGCATCGGCGAAGACAATCTTCACGCGCTCAGCTTCTGCCTTGGCCAAGACTTCACGCATGCGCGCATCGTTTTTACCTTCTTGGACATAGACTTCGACCAAAGAGGCAGGGTTTTGCCATAGGCGGGCATTTAGGGCGTGAAAGCCAAAGATTAAGCGTTTGTTACTCATGATGGGGCAGGACTTTTTAAAAAGAAAGATAGGGGTTGATTATAACTGAAAAAAGCCATGATTTTATGCCGTGGCCCATATTGATAAAAATATTCCCGTA comes from Neisseriaceae bacterium CLB008 and encodes:
- the rlmB gene encoding 23S rRNA (guanosine(2251)-2'-O)-methyltransferase RlmB, with product MSNKRLIFGFHALNARLWQNPASLVEVYVQEGKNDARMREVLAKAEAERVKIVFADAERLNALSKHARHQGVVAFIDASKNHVDLDDVLDHIQEPPFLLILDGITDPHNLGACLRVADAMGVHAVIAPKDKSAGLNATVSKVACGAAEVVPYITVTNLARTIRDLKERGIWIVGTDMGGDADLYHYDAKGPIAWVMGNEGEGMRRLTRELCDTLVSIPMFGTVESLNVSVSAGMVLSETRRQRTLAQG
- a CDS encoding aspartate aminotransferase family protein, producing MSKNAIAKADGQYHLHPFSDNGALREEGVRVIERAEGIYLYDSEGNKIIDGMGGLWCVNIGYGRKELAEVAKKQMETLGYYNTFFKTTHPAVVALSETLNTVTPEGFDYIFYTNSGSESVDTMIRMVRHYWASVGKPEKNVLIGRWNGYHGSTIAGASMGGMKGMHKQSGTIPGIEHIDQPWYYGLGGDLSPEEFGLKAAQWLEDKILEVGADKVAAFVGEPIQGAGGVIIPPSTYWPRIQEICRKHDILLVADEVICGFGRTGNWFGFQTMGFMPDMFTSAKGISSGYQPIGAVFINKRVADGLMAGGDFEHGFTYSGHPVAAAVAKANVEILKNENIIKNVHDDIGPYMQKRWRETFGQFKYVDDVRGVGMVQGFTLVKDKASRTLFEGSDGAGVMCRDIFFKNNLIMRACGDHMVSAPPLVMTHAEIDEMMAIATKCMQAFEAQMDQKLGR
- a CDS encoding NfeD family protein, with protein sequence MIWFAFALIFLMAELFSTTLYLLVMSIALFTAGFADVLLGTSTALNFGIVAAMTFLGCFIAYQYNKKRKQRRSHRTDDLDLQQIVSIEGISPSGEIEVRYRGAIWQARFTDHNLPTDTQQAIIVGKEGNLLIIQSI
- a CDS encoding SPFH domain-containing protein gives rise to the protein MILGLLVVAVAFVFAKLSITVVPQQTAFVVERLGRYKSTLKPGLNILIPFVDKLAYKHSLKEIPLDVPSQVCITRDNTQLTVDGILYFQVTDPTLASYGTSNYILAITQLAQTTLRSVIGRMELDKTFEERDDINKTVVAALDEAAVSWGVKVLRYEIKDLVPPQEILRSMQQQITAEREKRARIAESEGRKLEQINLATGSREAAIQESEGEMQAAINQSSGEKIAQVNKAEGEAQALRLVADATADAIRSIAEATRMPGGMEAVNLKVAEQYVEAFGKMAKEGNTLIMPANVADMAGLVSAGLQIVKGQSKA
- a CDS encoding SIMPL domain-containing protein, coding for MAQPKTKKGTTMRQKSSSLLGLFIAIGLVGGAFVLGQQFKNLRQPSTITVKGLSEKPYSADLAEWHISTTTAGDTYQAAIDGLKASQPTLDAFLNQQGFDKTQRRLGPMTVEPTYEQVYNAEQQRTLSVQNGYAATQGLVITDADVQKIATAQKQALEFKAQQPQFDFAPPLYLLNNLETIKHSLIASATEDAHKRATEFAKTGQVTVGTMRTASQGSFNILSDQASQQDAESWGGEYDKSTINKLVRLVVTIEYDIR
- the ubiD gene encoding 4-hydroxy-3-polyprenylbenzoate decarboxylase, producing the protein MKYTDLRTFIAQLEQTGQLKRIQTPVSPVLEMTEIADRVLQAAGPALLFERPEHNGHRYDMPVLANLFGTPERVAMGMGAETLLDLREVGKTLAYLKEPEPPKGIKDAFSKLPLLKDLWSMAPNVVKKAPCQSIIIEGDDVDLTKLPIQHCWPEDVAPLVTWGLTVTRGPHKKRQNLGIYRQQLLGKNKLIMRWLAHRGGALDFQAHKALHPDTPYPVAVVLGCDPATILGAVTPVPDTLSEYQFAGLLRGSRTELVQCIGNDLQVPARAEIVLEGVIHPNEVALEGPYGDHTGYYNEQDHFPVFTVERITMRENPIYHSTYTGKPPDEPAILGVALNEVFVPLLQKQFPEIVDFYLPPEGCSYRMAVVSIKKQYAGHAKRVMMGCWSFLRQFMYTKFIIVVDDDIDARDWKEVIWAITTRMDPVRDTTLIDHTPIDYLDFASPVSGLGGKMGLDATNKWPGETHREWGRVIKKDPAVSQKIDAMWSELGL